One window from the genome of Pieris napi chromosome 3, ilPieNapi1.2, whole genome shotgun sequence encodes:
- the LOC125063669 gene encoding tachykinin-like peptides receptor 99D isoform X3, with translation MLEELRPTDTSNWSTTNEQDFYITFYDQTSGQYVNNTQNITQVYQSFILPWWRQLLWTVLFAGMVVVSTVGNLVVIWIVLANKRMRSVTNYFLVNLSIADAMMSTLNVTFNFTYMLYSDWPFGHFYCKFCQFVAVLSISASVLTLMAISIDRYVAIMSPLRQRLGKRATLGIAAAIWAISCVVSSPNFLYFTTETDLLPDGNVRRICFPDWPDGITTRSQLEYVYNVMFMLLTYFLPIMSMSYTYSKVGVELWGSKSIGECTQRQLDNVKSKRRVVKMMIVVVVIFAVCWLPFHVYFIVTSYYPDVVNYEYIQEIYLGIYWLAMSNSMYNPIIYCWMNSKFRRGFKQFFWCCGALGNGGFNRHRGFGPDLPDMSMRSVSPSRKNGTMRISLHSTYNNTMMSSI, from the exons ATGCTGGAGGAGTTACGACCGACAGACACATCGAACTGGAGCACGACGAATGAACAAGACTTCTACATAACATTCTACGATCAGACAAGCGGACAATATGTTAATAACACCCAGAATATTACACAG gttTACCAATCATTCATTTTACCATGGTGGCGACAACTTCTTTGGACCGTGCTTTTCGCCGGTATGGTCGTGGTTTCGACTGTGGGCAACCTCGTCGTAATATGGATAGTTCTAGCAAATAAACGTATGAGAAGTGTGACAAACTATTTTCTTG tgaATCTATCAATAGCGGACGCAATGATGTCAACATTGAATGTTACATTCAATTTCACATACATGCTGTACTCGGATTGGCCGTTTGGACATTTTTACTGCAAATTCTGCCAATTTGTTGCAGTATTGAGCATATCTGCATCGGTGCTTACTCTCATGGCTATCAGTATTGATCg GTACGTAGCAATAATGAGCCCTCTCCGACAGAGGTTGGGGAAGCGCGCGACGCTTGGGATAGCAGCCGCGATTTGGGCTATCAGTTGTGTGGTCAGTAGTCCCAATTTCCTCTACTTCACCACTGAAACTGATCTATTACCAGATGGAAATGTAAG ACGCATATGCTTTCCTGATTGGCCGGATGGTATCACGACAAGATCCCAATTAGAATACgt gTATAACGTAATGTTTATGTTGTTGACATACTTTCTACCAATAATGTCAATGAGTTACACCTACTCCAAAGTCGGAGTCGAGTTGTGGGGCTCCAAATCCATTGGTGAATGTACCCAGCGGCAATTGGACAATGTTAAAAGCAAACGAAGG GTGGTGAAAATGATGATAGTTGTCGTTGTGATATTCGCCGTATGTTGGCTGCCGTTCCACGTTTATTTTATCGTGACGTCATATTACCCAGACGTGGTCAACTACGAGTACATACAGGAAATATATCTCGGGATCTATTGGCTTGCGATGAGCAATTCCATGTATAACCCTATTATTTACTGTTGGATGAATTCCAA ATTTCGTCGTGGCTTCAAACAATTCTTCTGGTGTTGTGGTGCGTTGGGTAATGGTGGATTCAACCGGCACAGAGGCTTCGGCCCAGATCTACCCGATATGTCCATGAGATCTGTGTCTCCAAGCCGTAAAAATG GCACGATGCGAATCTCGCTTCACAGCACATATAACAATACAATGATGAGCAGCATTTGA
- the LOC125063669 gene encoding tachykinin-like peptides receptor 99D isoform X2: protein MLEELRPTDTSNWSTTNEQDFYITFYDQTSGQYVNNTQNITQVYQSFILPWWRQLLWTVLFAGMVVVSTVGNLVVIWIVLANKRMRSVTNYFLVNLSIADAMMSTLNVTFNFTYMLYSDWPFGHFYCKFCQFVAVLSISASVLTLMAISIDRYVAIMSPLRQRLGKRATLGIAAAIWAISCVVSSPNFLYFTTETDLLPDGNVRRICFPDWPDGITTRSQLEYVYNVMFMLLTYFLPIMSMSYTYSKVGVELWGSKSIGECTQRQLDNVKSKRRVVKMMIVVVVIFAVCWLPFHVYFIVTSYYPDVVNYEYIQEIYLGIYWLAMSNSMYNPIIYCWMNSKFRRGFKQFFWCCGALGNGGFNRHRGFGPDLPDMSMRSVSPSRKNGTSTMRISLHSTYNNTMMSSI, encoded by the exons ATGCTGGAGGAGTTACGACCGACAGACACATCGAACTGGAGCACGACGAATGAACAAGACTTCTACATAACATTCTACGATCAGACAAGCGGACAATATGTTAATAACACCCAGAATATTACACAG gttTACCAATCATTCATTTTACCATGGTGGCGACAACTTCTTTGGACCGTGCTTTTCGCCGGTATGGTCGTGGTTTCGACTGTGGGCAACCTCGTCGTAATATGGATAGTTCTAGCAAATAAACGTATGAGAAGTGTGACAAACTATTTTCTTG tgaATCTATCAATAGCGGACGCAATGATGTCAACATTGAATGTTACATTCAATTTCACATACATGCTGTACTCGGATTGGCCGTTTGGACATTTTTACTGCAAATTCTGCCAATTTGTTGCAGTATTGAGCATATCTGCATCGGTGCTTACTCTCATGGCTATCAGTATTGATCg GTACGTAGCAATAATGAGCCCTCTCCGACAGAGGTTGGGGAAGCGCGCGACGCTTGGGATAGCAGCCGCGATTTGGGCTATCAGTTGTGTGGTCAGTAGTCCCAATTTCCTCTACTTCACCACTGAAACTGATCTATTACCAGATGGAAATGTAAG ACGCATATGCTTTCCTGATTGGCCGGATGGTATCACGACAAGATCCCAATTAGAATACgt gTATAACGTAATGTTTATGTTGTTGACATACTTTCTACCAATAATGTCAATGAGTTACACCTACTCCAAAGTCGGAGTCGAGTTGTGGGGCTCCAAATCCATTGGTGAATGTACCCAGCGGCAATTGGACAATGTTAAAAGCAAACGAAGG GTGGTGAAAATGATGATAGTTGTCGTTGTGATATTCGCCGTATGTTGGCTGCCGTTCCACGTTTATTTTATCGTGACGTCATATTACCCAGACGTGGTCAACTACGAGTACATACAGGAAATATATCTCGGGATCTATTGGCTTGCGATGAGCAATTCCATGTATAACCCTATTATTTACTGTTGGATGAATTCCAA ATTTCGTCGTGGCTTCAAACAATTCTTCTGGTGTTGTGGTGCGTTGGGTAATGGTGGATTCAACCGGCACAGAGGCTTCGGCCCAGATCTACCCGATATGTCCATGAGATCTGTGTCTCCAAGCCGTAAAAATGGTACAA GCACGATGCGAATCTCGCTTCACAGCACATATAACAATACAATGATGAGCAGCATTTGA
- the LOC125063669 gene encoding tachykinin-like peptides receptor 99D isoform X1 yields the protein MLEELRPTDTSNWSTTNEQDFYITFYDQTSGQYVNNTQNITQVYQSFILPWWRQLLWTVLFAGMVVVSTVGNLVVIWIVLANKRMRSVTNYFLVNLSIADAMMSTLNVTFNFTYMLYSDWPFGHFYCKFCQFVAVLSISASVLTLMAISIDRYVAIMSPLRQRLGKRATLGIAAAIWAISCVVSSPNFLYFTTETDLLPDGNVRRICFPDWPDGITTRSQLEYVYNVMFMLLTYFLPIMSMSYTYSKVGVELWGSKSIGECTQRQLDNVKSKRRVVKMMIVVVVIFAVCWLPFHVYFIVTSYYPDVVNYEYIQEIYLGIYWLAMSNSMYNPIIYCWMNSKFRRGFKQFFWCCGALGNGGFNRHRGFGPDLPDMSMRSVSPSRKNGTSMFKTTFKMTKSRKSGSPQFLHVNK from the exons ATGCTGGAGGAGTTACGACCGACAGACACATCGAACTGGAGCACGACGAATGAACAAGACTTCTACATAACATTCTACGATCAGACAAGCGGACAATATGTTAATAACACCCAGAATATTACACAG gttTACCAATCATTCATTTTACCATGGTGGCGACAACTTCTTTGGACCGTGCTTTTCGCCGGTATGGTCGTGGTTTCGACTGTGGGCAACCTCGTCGTAATATGGATAGTTCTAGCAAATAAACGTATGAGAAGTGTGACAAACTATTTTCTTG tgaATCTATCAATAGCGGACGCAATGATGTCAACATTGAATGTTACATTCAATTTCACATACATGCTGTACTCGGATTGGCCGTTTGGACATTTTTACTGCAAATTCTGCCAATTTGTTGCAGTATTGAGCATATCTGCATCGGTGCTTACTCTCATGGCTATCAGTATTGATCg GTACGTAGCAATAATGAGCCCTCTCCGACAGAGGTTGGGGAAGCGCGCGACGCTTGGGATAGCAGCCGCGATTTGGGCTATCAGTTGTGTGGTCAGTAGTCCCAATTTCCTCTACTTCACCACTGAAACTGATCTATTACCAGATGGAAATGTAAG ACGCATATGCTTTCCTGATTGGCCGGATGGTATCACGACAAGATCCCAATTAGAATACgt gTATAACGTAATGTTTATGTTGTTGACATACTTTCTACCAATAATGTCAATGAGTTACACCTACTCCAAAGTCGGAGTCGAGTTGTGGGGCTCCAAATCCATTGGTGAATGTACCCAGCGGCAATTGGACAATGTTAAAAGCAAACGAAGG GTGGTGAAAATGATGATAGTTGTCGTTGTGATATTCGCCGTATGTTGGCTGCCGTTCCACGTTTATTTTATCGTGACGTCATATTACCCAGACGTGGTCAACTACGAGTACATACAGGAAATATATCTCGGGATCTATTGGCTTGCGATGAGCAATTCCATGTATAACCCTATTATTTACTGTTGGATGAATTCCAA ATTTCGTCGTGGCTTCAAACAATTCTTCTGGTGTTGTGGTGCGTTGGGTAATGGTGGATTCAACCGGCACAGAGGCTTCGGCCCAGATCTACCCGATATGTCCATGAGATCTGTGTCTCCAAGCCGTAAAAATGGTACAA GTATGTTCAAGACGACATTCAAAATGACAAAATCGAGAAAGTCCGGATCTCCACAATTTCTACATGTCAATAAATAG